From Bufo gargarizans isolate SCDJY-AF-19 chromosome 10, ASM1485885v1, whole genome shotgun sequence, the proteins below share one genomic window:
- the EXOSC6 gene encoding exosome complex component MTR3 translates to MPGDSRRVRGPEESQSPLLYAVSEQPQAERTGRGAGEPRAVFVRAGLLSQAAGSAYVEAGGTKVLCAVSGPREWGGGGRESRGRLVCDLRWAPFSRAGPWSSSSSSSSPRQAGLLLQESLEAAVRLERYPRAELAVWALVLEDRGSAVPAAVSCASLALADAGVEMYDLAVGAGLSRGPGELLLLDPDDAEEKAGATMYLTLLPTLNQVSGLLCSGEWEGDSSVAAVRMCMEGCQRLYPVLQQSLLKATKRKIPAPETA, encoded by the exons ATGCCTGGTGACAGCCGCCGTGTCCGGGGCCCGGAGGAATCTCAGAGCCCGTTATTGTACGCCGTCTCCGAGCAGCCCCAGGCGGAGAGGACGGGTCGTGGCGCCGGGGAGCCTCGGGCGGTGTTTGTGCGGGCCGGGCTCCTCAGTCAAGCTGCGGGATCCGCTTATGTGGAGGCTGGGGGCACGAAGGTGCTGTGCGCGGTGTCCGGGCCCCGGGAGTGGGGCGGCGGGGGCAGAGAGAGCCGGGGCCGCCTGGTGTGTGACCTGCGCTGGGCCCCGTTCTCCCGGGCCGGGCCCTGGTCGTCatcgtcgtcctcctcctccccccgtcAGGCCGGTCTGCTGCTGCAGGAGAGCCTGGAGGCAGCGGTGCGACTGGAGCGGTACCCCCGGGCGGAGCTGGCGGTGTGGGCGCTGGTGCTGGAGGACCGGGGCTCCGCCGTGCCCGCCGCCGTCTCCTGCGCCTCCCTGGCCCTGGCGGACGCCGGAGTGGAGATGTACGACCTGGCGGTGGGCGCGGGGCTGAGCCGGGGCCCCGgggagctgctgctgctggatcCGGACGACGCCGAGGAGAAGGCGGGGGCCACCATGTATCTCACCCTGCTGCCGACCCTCAACCAG GTCTCCGGCCTCCTGTGCAGCGGCGAGTGGGAGGGTGACAGCTCGGTGGCAGCCGTCCGGATGTGTATGGAGGGCTGTCAGCGGCTGTACCCGGTGCTGCAGCAGAGTCTCCTGAAGGCGACGAAGCGGAAGATCCCAGCCCCCGAGACCGCGTGA
- the AARS1 gene encoding alanine--tRNA ligase, cytoplasmic, whose amino-acid sequence MTTSLTAAEIRQKFIDFFKENGHTYVHSSATVPLDDPTLLFANAGMNQFKPIFLNTIDPSHPMARLVRAANTQKCIRAGGKHNDLDDVGKDVYHHTFFEMLGSWSFGDYFKELACKLALDLLTKEFGIDIERLYVTYFGGHEAAGLEPDLECKQIWLNLGLPESRILPGSMKDNFWEMGDTGPCGPCSEMHFDRIGGRDAAHLVNMDDPNVLEIWNLVFIQFNRESDGSLKPLPKKSIDTGMGLERLVSVLQSKMSNYDTDLFVPYFDAIQKGTGARPYSGKVGAEDEDGVDMAYRVLADHARTITVALADGGRPDNTGRGYVLRRILRRAVRYSHEKLGASKGFFASLVDVVVQSLGDAFPELKKDPDMVKDIINEEEIQFLKTLNRGRRILDRKIQSLGESKTIPGDTAWLLYDTYGFPVDLTGLIAEERGMKVDMESFEEERKAAQLKSQGKGAGDEDLLMLDIYAIEELRTRGLEPTDDSTKYNYTSSPDGVYVFNGVEATLRAIRREKTFVDEVNTGQECGLVLDKTCFYAEQGGQTYDEGYMVREDDSSEDKTEFSVRNTQVRGGYVLHVGTVYGSLKVGDRVHLYVDEARRRPVMSNHTATHILNFALRSVLGEADQRGSLVAPDRLRFDFTAKGAMSTNEIRRTEEIANQLIQEKKTVYALDCPLAAAKAIQGLRAVFDETYPDPVRVVSVGIPVEDLLADPSGPAGSVTSVEFCGGTHLQNSGHAGQLVIVTEEAIAKGIRRIVALTGVEAQKAVRRQETLKAALAQLEAKVKQQTTPNKDVQKDIADLSETLATAVISQWQKDELRELLKSLKKTMDDLDRSSKADIQKRVLEKTKQLIAENPNQPLLVLEMEEGASAKALNESLKLLKSQSPNTSAIIFAVDNEAGKITCLCQVPQEAADKGLKANEWVQQVTDLMDGKGGGKDTSAQATGRNLSCLPDVLRLAEDFAKLKFDSLKN is encoded by the exons TTTAAGCCGATCTTTCTGAACACCATTGACCCTTCCCACCCTATGGCCAGGCTGGTCCGAGCCGCCAACACCCAGAAGTGTATCCGTGCTGGCGGGAAGCACAACGACCTGGATGACGTGGGGAAGGACGTCTATCATCACACCTTCTTTGAGATGCTGGGCTCCTGGTCCTTTGGGGACTACTTCAAG GAGCTGGCGTGTAAACTGGCCCTGGACCTTCTGACCAAGGAATTTGGCATAGACATTGAGCGCCTGTACGTCACCTACTTTGGTGGTCACGAGGCGGCAGGTTTGGAACCGGACCTGGAATGTAAGCAGATTTGGCTCAACCTGGG GCTTCCAGAGAGCCGCATATTACCAGGCAGCATGAAGGACAACTTCTGGGAGATGGGGGACACGGGCCCCTGTGGACCCTGCAGCGAGATGCACTTTGACCGAATTGGGGGCCGCGATGCCGCTCACTTGGTCAATATGGACGACCCCAACGTGCTGGAGATCTGGAACCTGGTGTTCATTCAGTTTAACAG GGAAAGTGACGGCAGCTTAAAACCATTGCCCAAGAAAAGTATTGACACCGGGATGGGTCTGGAGCGGCTGGTGTCCGTGCTGCAGAGCAAGATGTCCAACTACGACACCGACCTCTTCGTTCCATACTTTGATGCCATCCAGAAG GGCACCGGAGCAAGGCCATATTCTGGCAAGGTGGGTGCAGAGGATGAAGATGGCGTAGACATGGCATACAGAGTGCTCGCAGATCACGCCAGGACCATCACAGTTGCCCTTGCTGATGGTGGGAGACCGGACAATACTGGCCGTGG ATATGTTTTACGCCGAATCCTGCGCCGCGCTGTGAGATACTCTCACGAGAAACTTGGTGCATCCAAAGGCTTCTTCGCCAGCCTGGTTGATGTTGTCGTCCAATCGCTG GGGGACGCTTTCCCCGAGCTTAAGAAGGACCCTGACATGGTAAAGGACATCATTAACGAGGAGGAGATTCAGTTCCTGAAAACTCTCAACAGGGGGCGCCGCATCCTGGACCGGAAGATACAGAGCCTGGGGGAGAGCAAGACCATCCCTG GTGACACAGCATGGTTGCTGTACGACACATATGGATTCCCTGTGGATCTGACCGGCCTGATTGCAGAGGAACGAGGCATGAAAGTGGATATGGAGAGCTTTGAAGAGGAGAGAAAGGCTGCCCAG CTCAAGTCTCAGGGGAAGGGGGCAGGTGACGAGGACCTGTTGATGTTGGATATTTACGCCATTGAAGAGCTGCGCACCCGGGGTCTGGAGCCGACAGATGATTCCACAAAGTACAACTACACGTCAAGTCCAGATGGTGTCTACG TGTTTAATGGAGTGGAGGCCACTTTGAGGGCCATTCGGCGGGAGAAGACTTTTGTGGATGAGGTCAACACAGGGCAGGAGTGCGGTCTGGTCCTAGATAAGACCTGCTTCTATGCAGAACAAGGAGGACAGACGTACGATGAGGGATACATGGTCCGGGAGGATGACAGCAGTGAGGAC AAAACAGAGTTCAGTGTAAGGAACACACAGGTCCGGGGCGGTTACGTCCTACACGTGGGGACTGTGTACGGCAGCCTAAAGGTCGGTGACCGCGTACATCTCTACGTCGATGAG GCAAGGCGACGTCCAGTTATGAGCAACCACACAGCCACCCACATCCTGAACTTTGCTCTGCGCTCGGTCCTCGGGGAGGCGGATCAGCGGGGGTCTCTGGTTGCTCCTGACAGGTTGAGGTTTGATTTCACAGCAAAAGGAGCCATGAGCACAAATGAAATCCGCAGAACAGAGGAGATCGCAAACCAGCTGATCCAGGAGAAGAAG ACCGTCTATGCCTTGGACTGTCCCTTGGCAGCTGCTAAAGCAATTCAGGGGCTACGTGCGGTGTTTGATGAGACCTACCCGGACCCTGTACGTGTGGTGTCTGTAGGGATCCCTGTAGAGGATCTGCTGGCTGATCCCTCTGGCCCCGCAGGCTCTGTGACGTCGGTGGAGTTCTGTGGTGGAAC GCACCTGCAGAACTCTGGCCATGCTGGACAGTTGGTTATTGTCACAGAAGAAGCCATTGCAAAGGGAATCCGGAGAATTGTGGCCCTCACCGGGGTGGAAGCGCAGAAG GCTGTGAGGAGGCAGGAGACCCTGAAAGCTGCACTCGCTCAACTGGAAGCCAAAGTGAAGCAGCAGACTACCCCCAACAAGGATGTTCAGAAGGACATTGCTGACCTCAGCGAG ACCCTGGCTACAGCAGTCATCTCTCAGTGGCAGAAGGACGAGCTCCGAGAACTGCTGAAATCGCTTAAGAAGACTATGGATGATCTAGACCGCTCCAGCAAAGCTGATATCCAGAAGCGG GTCCTGGAAAAGACAAAACAGCTGATAGCAGAAAACCCGAACCAACCCCTCCTGGTCCTAGAGATGGAAGAGGGGGCATCTGCCAAG GCTCTGAATGAATCTCTGAAACTGCTCAAGTCTCAGTCTCCGAACACCTCGGCCATAATCTTTGCTGTGGACAACGAGGCTGGAAAAATCACCTGCCTGTGCCAAGTGCCCCAG GAGGCCGCAGACAAAGGCCTGAAAGCCAACGAGTGGGTGCAGCAAGTGACTGACCTGATGGACGGTAAGGGAGGAGGGAAGGACACGTCGGCACAGGCCACTGGCAGGAACCTGAGTTGCCTTCCTGACGTGCTGAGACTGGCCGAGGACTTCGCCAAACTCAAGTTCGATTCCTTGAAGAACTAA